From a region of the Argiope bruennichi chromosome 8, qqArgBrue1.1, whole genome shotgun sequence genome:
- the LOC129981517 gene encoding progranulin-like, with translation MRGLIFLSLIPSFIAAKVLCPNGKTVCPEELYCCEIDGEYSCCDHYATTLFPDTKMKVYPGVEIKEVKSLALAASNKSMSADVALKYDTCTEDCLGTCCNSDSCCPHRSATCCDSLTCCPTLSQCCSNGCCENMSHCCGSGCCERGTRCCGSWCCDEKYICGNRYMTCRNKGMVFSPELTSVLVLAFSSLVFRHF, from the exons ATG agaGGACTCATATTTTTGTCATTGATTCCAAGCTTTATTGCCGCTAAAGTTTTGTGCCCAAATGGCAAAACAGTTTGTCCAGAAG AGTTATATTGCTGTGAAATTGATGGTGAATATTCATGTTGCGATCACTATGCAACCACATTGTTCCCTGACACTAAAATGAAAGTGTACCCAGGAGTGGAAATAAAGGAAGTGAAATCATTAGCTTTGGCAGCTTCAAACAAATCTATGTCAGCAGACGTGGCCTTGAAATATGATACATGCACAGAAGACTGCCTAGGAACGTGCTGCAATTCGGATTCCTGTTGCCCTCACAGATCTGCCACCTGTTGCGACAGCCTCACTTGTTGTCCCACTTTGAGCCAATGTTGCTCTAATGGCTGCTGTGAAAATATGTCCCATTGTTGCGGATCGGGTTGCTGTGAGAGAGGAACTAGATGTTGCGGCTCTTGGTGTTgcgatgaaaaatatatttgcggCAACCGTTATATGACTTGTCGCAATAAAGGAATGGTATTCTCACCTGAGTTAACTTCAGTGCTAGTGCTGGCATTCAGTTCCTTGGTGTTTCGCCATTTTTAA